A genomic stretch from Pochonia chlamydosporia 170 chromosome 4, whole genome shotgun sequence includes:
- a CDS encoding protein transport protein Sec24 (similar to Neosartorya fischeri NRRL 181 XP_001258424.1), translated as MSAPPNEGYGQYPGQPEQLEQPAQGGFAPQDAAAAAPSKKKKRGYAAQAFEVGSGANAAVGGQMQGGGQQYGMPATQQPAAYGSYPQADPQQQVSGPGYQYSQAPVQPHQPASYGAYPAPDQSYTNVAPQSAGSGVAGITQGMGGMQLGGQPPQQYQQPAQTGAPQPARVGPLNQLYPTDLMNNPFSVSELDLPPPPIVLPPNSSVTPSPDANCSPRYIRSTLNAVPTTNSLLKKSKLPFALVIQPYGALHDDEDQIPIIQDQVIARCRRCRTYINPFVTFLDHGHRWRCNMCNLSNDVPQAFDWDAAAQQTVDRMQRHELNHSVVEFVAPQEYMVRPPQPLVYLFVFDVSYAAISNGMLATSARTILDSLSRIPNADRRTRLGFLAVDTSLHYFSIPKDEDENGETNMLVVSDLEEPFLPVPHDLLVSLTESRQSIEKFLQKLPDMFQNNHSNGSCMGSALRAGHKLISALGGKIVVMTASLPNIGDGKLDMREDKKLLGTSREGSLLQTANSFYKSFAVECSKNQVSIDMFLFSSQYQDVASLSNLPRYTGGQTWFYPGWHASRPEDALKFASEFSDYLSSEIGLEAVLRVRATTGLRMNAFYGNFFNRSSDLCAFPAFPRDQCYVVEVAIDENLNKNFVCLQAAVLHTTCNGERRIRVLTLSLPTTTNLSDVYASADQCAITAYFSHKAVERTLDSGLEAARDALQAKLTEVLQTFKKELAGGSMGGGGLQFPANLRGLPVLFLGLIKNVGLRKSTQIPSDIRSAALCLLSTLPVPLLMRYIYPRMYSLHDMPDNAGMPDEETGQIVLPPAINLSSERLVPYGLYLIDDGQTQFLWVGREAIPQLIADVFGVDDRTQVQVGKGRVPELENDFNERVRAVIQKSKDHKSLGVGSITVPHLYVVREDGEPSLKLWAQTLLVEDRADQGVSAAQWLGVLREKVVQ; from the exons ATGTCCGCTCCTCCCAACGAGGGCTACGGCCAGTACCCTGGGCAACccgagcagcttgagcagcCTGCCCAGGGCGGCTTCGCACCACaagatgccgccgccgcgGCACCAtcgaagaaaaagaagagaggatACGCCGCCCAGGCATTCGAGGTCGGTTCTGGAGCCAATGCTGCTGTAGGAGGTCAAATGCAAGGTGGCGGACAGCAGTACGGAATGCCTGCCACACAGCAACCTGCCGCATATGGAAGCTATCCGCAAGCTGATCCTCAACAGCAAGTGTCTGGTCCTGGCTACCAGTACTCGCAAGCCCCCGTACAACCTCACCAACCAGCTTCATATGGAGCTTATCCGGCCCCTGATCAAAGCTATACCAACGTTGCCCCTCAAAGCGCTGGTTCGGGAGTAGCTGGTATCACGCAGGGTATGGGTGGTATGCAACTTGGCGGACAGCCTCCCCAACAGTATCAACAGCCAGCCCAAACTGGCGCACCACAACCAGCCCGAGTTGGTCCGCTCAACCAGCTATATCCTACGGACCTAATGAACAATCCATTCTCAGTTTCTGAACTAGACTTGCCGCCACCTCCGATTGTTTTACCACCTAAC TCGAGTGTGACGCCTTCTCCTGACGCCAATTGCTCGCCACGTTATATTCGGTCGACGCTCAATGCTGTTCCGACGACCAATTCGCTGCTCAAGAAATCCAAGCTTCCTTTTGCGCTGGTTATCCAGCCATACGGCGCCcttcatgatgacgaggaccAAATTCCCATTATCCAAGACCAGGTCATCGCACGTTGTCGCCGCTGCCGAACCTATATCAATCCTTTCGTGACATTCCTGGACCATGGGCACCGATGGAGATGCAACATGTGTAATCTGAGCAACGATGTTCCACAAGCATTTGATTGGGATGCTGCCGCTCAACAGACAGTAGACCGAATGCAGCGCCACGAGCTGAATCACTCCGTCGTGGAGTTTGTTGCGCCACAAGAATACATGGTTCGACCTCCGCAGCCATTGGTTTACCTCTTCGTGTTTGATGTCAGCTATGCCGCAATTTCGAACGGCATGTTGGCCACGAGTGCCCGCACGATCCTCGATAGCCTCAGTAGGATCCCCAACGCTGATAGGCGTACCCGGCTTGGATTCCTGGCTGTGGATACTAGCTTGCACTACTTTTCCATTCcgaaagatgaagacgagaatGGCGAGACCAACATGCTTGTTGTTAGCGACTTGGAAGAGCCTTTTCTCCCTGTACCTCACGACCTACTCGTGTCTCTCACTGAAAGCCGTCAGAGCATCGAGAAATTTTTGCAAAAGCTGCCGGACATGTTTCAGAATAACCATAGTAATGGCTCTTGTATGGGCTCGGCACTCAGGGCTGGCCACAAGCTTATTTCCGCGCTTGGTGGGAAAATCGTCGTAATGACAGCCTCGTTACCCAACATTGGTGATGGCAAACTGGACATGAGGGAAGACAAAAAACTTCTCGGGACATCTAGGGAAGGCAGTCTCCTGCAGACTGCAAATAGCTTCTATAAGAGCTTTGCGGTTGAATGCTCAAAGAACCAGGTTTCCATTGACAtgtttctcttctcttcgcAGTACCAAGATGTTGCATCGCTCAGCAACCTCCCACGATACACTGGCGGACAGACATGGTTCTACCCGGGCTGGCATGCGTCGCGTCCGGAGGACGCATTGAAATTCGCGTCTGAATTTAGCGACTATTTGTCATCGGAAATAGGTCTTGAAGCCGTTCTTCGTGTCCGCGCCACAACTGGCCTTCGCATGAATGCGTTTTACGGCAATTTTTTCAACCGCAGTTCAGACCTTTGTGCCTTTCCGGCATTCCCACGCGATCAGTGTTATGTCGTTGAGGTAGCCATTGACGAGAACTTGAACAAAAACTTTGTCTGCCTTCAAGCTGCGGTACTTCACACGACCTGCAATGGGGAACGCAGGATCCGCGTGCTTACCCTGTCTCTGCCGACCACCACAAACCTCTCTGATGTGTATGCGTCCGCCGACCAGTGTGCCATCACCGCCTACTTCAGTCACAAGGCTGTAGAGCGGACTCTGGACAGCGGACTGGAGGCAGCAAGAGATGCTTTACAAGCCAAGCTCACCGAGGTGCTCCAGACGTTTAAGAAGGAACTCGCGGGTGGCAGCATGGGCGGAGGGGGTCTGCAGTTCCCTGCGAACCTGCGTGGCTTGCCTGTCTTGTTTCTCGGCCTCATCAAGAACGTGGGATTACGGAAATCCACGCAGATTCCATCTGACATCCGTTCTGCTGCGCTCTGTCTCCTCTCCACATTGCCCGTGCCACTGTTGATGCGCTACATTTACCCCAGAATGTACTCTCTGCATGACATGCCTGACAATGCAGGCATGCCAGATGAAGAAACCGGCCAAATTGTTTTGCCACCTGCTATAAACCTGTCATCGGAGCGGCTTGTCCCATATGGACTGTACTTGATTGACGACGGACAGACCCAGTTCCTTTGGGTTGGACGCGAGGCTATACCCCAGCTCATTGCGGATgtttttggagttgatgatCGAACACAAGTACAAGTTGGCAAGGGCCGGGTTCCTGAACTGGAAAATGACTTCAACGAGCGCGTGAGGGCGGTAATTCAAAAGAGCAAAGATCACAAGTCACTTGGAGTCGGAAGCATTACTGTTCCTCACCTATACGTAGTCAGGGAGGATGGCGAACCTAGCTTGAAGCTTTGGGCGCAAACACTACTTGTGGAGGATCGGGCAGATCAAGGAGTCAGTGCGGCTCAATGGCTTGGAGTGCTAAGAGAGAAG GTTGTTCAATAA
- a CDS encoding negative acting factor (similar to Colletotrichum gloeosporioides Nara gc5 XP_007273975.1), with protein sequence MVYCGKPSRGCQMCRTRRIKCDETKPTCNQCAKSRRICPGYKDEFDLVFRNETQATERRARRASKKALAQKHGRAADRAVSPSSSSSSSEGRGSLSPTSTASRLPRVSVAPQLPLEDQAACHFISNYVLVPRHGSLVGFMEFVVPLLKADTVPAHYKYAFEACALASLNNGVGNRNHFEKQALGKYTKALSTTFAALRDPEVAKEDATLAAVLLLGLFENITAKTMGMLAWGSHIEGAIQLVKARGRKQLDTKVGLNMFIAVRTQMIIHSLSTSKSPGMDASWWIEDAVRDRHASECQRLCIKVGELRSEANRLLTTVPRTPDNMEIVIDMIRRCQAQDQACASWCKNLPDYFQCKTAAWEDNVPNGDYTKAEVYPGRVDVYNDLWVSTIWNMLRCGRIILNSIIVRCAAWVCAPVDYRTTPEYANAARTTVDIVTDVISSVPYQLGWFCKRKDLLERANLSTFACGEDDSSKGLSGYFMTWPLAFIHSLDYLTDSQRTWVRGRLQYIGSQLGVRYALLLTQLNIRIPSMLICRDGLIARPFPMMHDFERQLSSKVPRPTPSFYASPLVPQHETAERAKLDQEAVDVLNKVIGSSGSVDERRTKTWLEFQHVTTTAI encoded by the exons ATGGTATACTGTGGGAAGCCGTCGAGGGGCTGCCAGATGTGCAGAACTCGGCGTATCAAG TGTGACGAAACAAAGCCTACTTGCAATCAATGCGCCAAGAGTCGAAGAATCTGTCCTGGATATAAAGATGAGTTTGACTTGGTCTTTCGCAATGAAACTCAAGCAACAGAGCGGAGAGCGAGAAGGGCCTCGAAGAAAGCTCTGGCGCAGAAGCATGGGCGAGCAGCAGATCGCGCCGTCTCaccatcgtcctcttcctcgtcatctgAAGGCCGTGGCTCCTTGTCACCGACATCGACGGCATCCCGACTACCTCGTGTTTCGGTGGCACCTCAACTGCCTCTAGAAGATCAGGCTGCCTGCCATTTTATTTCCAACTATGTCCTAGTTCCCCGTCATGGCAGTCTTGTTGGCTTCATGGAATTCGTGGTCCCACTATTAAAAGCCGACACCGTCCCTGCTCATTACAAGTACGCATTTGAGGCTTGTGCTTTGGCATCTCTTAATAATGGCGTCGGCAATCGGAATCATTTTGAGAAGCAGGCATTGGGGAAGTACACCAAGGCACTTTCGACAACATTTGCGGCCCTTCGCGACCCTGAAGTTGCTAAAGAGGATGCCACTCTGGCTGCCGTACTGCTCTTGGGCTTGTTCGAAAACATTACAGCCAAGACTATGGGCATGTTGGCTTGGGGCTCTCACATCGAGGGCGCGATACAGTTGGTTAAAGCTCGCGGACGAAAACAACTAGACACAAAAGTTGGGCTCAACATGTTTATTGCCGTTCGGACACAAATG ATTATTCATAGTCTAAGCACATCAAAATCTCCGGGGATGGATGCGTCATGGTGGATTGAGGACGCAGTGAGAGACCGGCATGCATCCGAATGTCAGCGGCTTTGTATAAAGGTTGGTGAGCTAAGGTCGGAAGCCAACAGGCTCCTCACAACGGTACCCAGGACGCCTGATAACATGGAAATTGTTATCGACATGATTCGACGTTGTCAAGCACAGGACCAAGCTTGCGCGAGCTGGTGCAAAAATCTCCCCGACTACTTCCAATGCAAGACGGCTGCGTGGGAAGATAATGTGCCCAACGGTGACTACACTAAAGCTGAGGTGTACCCTGGGAGGGTAGATGTTTACAACGACCTGTGGGTGTCTACCATTTGGAACATGCTGCGATGTGGTCGAATCATACTCAACTCCATTATTGTGCGGTGTGCGGCTTGGGTTTGTGCCCCTGTTGATTACCGGACAACTCCAGAAtatgccaatgccgccagAACGACTGTGGATATCGTCACAGACGTCATTTCATCGGTTCCTTACCAACTCGGCTGGTTCTGCAAACGCAAAGACCTCTTGGAACGAGCGAACCTCTCGACCTTTGCATGTGGCGAGGACGACTCATCAAAGGGCCTATCGGGATATTTCATGACATGGCCCCTTGCTTTCATTCACTCCTTGGATTATCTGACAGACTCCCAGAGAACATGGGTTCGTGGACGGCTTCAATACATTGGCTCCCAGCTGGGTGTGCGGTACGCATTACTACTGACTCAG TTGAACATCCGGATACCTTCTATGCTAATCTGTCGGGATGGACTCATTGCGAGACCTTTTCCAATGATGCACGACTTTGAGAGACAGCTTTCGTCCAAAGTACCCCGCCCGACGCCAAGTTTCTACGCAAGCCCTCTCGTGCCGCAGCATGAAACGGCAGAGAGAGCAAAGTTGGACCAGGAAGCCGTTGATGTGCTGAATAAAGTGATAGGGTCCTCCGGCAGTGTTGATGAACGAAGAACCAAAACGTGGCTGGAATTCCAGCACGTTACTACAACTGCAATTTAG